A genome region from Chryseobacterium sp. G0186 includes the following:
- a CDS encoding helix-turn-helix domain-containing protein, with protein MTIKIYRPENPVLKKYIECFYILEQTSEESPATYFTFPSIYTIVTMGEKTETLVTKNKITTRYCQSNPIETNLVCDFNEPVLVSYEGIINEVTTYFKPLGINAFIPNNLKHYSEGSFPDFSPYEDYKGTMATILSIKDPNEKIRAIELYWLSKFHPFENALLTEVLTEMLHTDNINQSITKLSETTGRSRTTINKHFDQHICKTPSQFKKIIRFRAAIQSQLDEKNRVGLSYSVDYFDQSHMIRDFKKLTGFTPKVFFSKITTLEKDLIKWMFI; from the coding sequence ATGACCATAAAAATCTATAGACCTGAAAATCCTGTATTAAAAAAATATATCGAATGCTTTTACATCCTTGAGCAGACCTCTGAAGAATCTCCTGCGACATATTTTACCTTTCCGAGTATCTATACCATTGTCACAATGGGGGAGAAAACAGAAACCCTGGTCACCAAAAACAAAATAACGACCAGATACTGCCAGTCTAATCCAATTGAAACCAATCTGGTATGCGATTTTAATGAACCGGTATTGGTTAGCTACGAAGGCATAATCAATGAAGTTACCACTTACTTTAAACCATTGGGCATAAATGCTTTTATACCGAATAATTTAAAACATTATTCAGAGGGAAGCTTTCCTGATTTTAGTCCCTATGAGGATTATAAAGGAACTATGGCGACCATTCTTTCCATAAAAGACCCGAACGAAAAAATCAGAGCCATAGAATTGTATTGGCTTTCAAAATTTCATCCGTTTGAGAATGCTTTGTTAACGGAGGTTCTTACCGAAATGTTACATACCGATAACATCAACCAATCTATAACGAAGTTGTCTGAAACAACGGGTCGGTCACGAACAACAATAAACAAGCATTTTGATCAGCATATTTGTAAAACACCCTCGCAGTTCAAAAAAATCATCAGATTCAGGGCAGCTATTCAAAGCCAGCTTGATGAGAAAAATAGAGTAGGATTGTCTTATAGCGTAGACTATTTTGACCAGTCACACATGATCAGGGATTTTAAAAAATTAACAGGTTTTACACCAAAAGTTTTTTTTTCAAAAATAACAACCCTTGAAAAAGATCTTATAAAATGGATGTTTATTTAA
- a CDS encoding helix-turn-helix domain-containing protein produces MKLSQFILFIVVFHLFTLGKSQKVSEEQLKKELHQTQDKIGNTGIVNSTIQQLEKSYRTAKENKYNVAFLIGAELMRTYSTLDNAEKVIEISTDLENYINEDSSPQEISNMYKMKAGSLGDLGFLEDSHKAYQASKKYLKKIKDNDVRHYYGSLFYSNYSGYFDQSKKQPDSVRLYLIKGLSEAEKISEKHSKISSKQKYDLIVSIQANLALYYLWIIQPTDPKTAESYLLKSLMIAENREISSLNEMNLYRTAGDFYFDQKDNEKAIHYAQKGLQLEQKISSPSSREIFYEILTEAYLAKNNILEGKKYSQLLTELKDSIKTAEKHSVNKVTKAIKKEKDNEKNSTLKNYLYIFFIIIILGCGGIWYYWKNRNKVLQQRFQELITKIKHESETRNDEMEKDEEKAIKAPKTIAEETVNQLLSKISKFEKTEKYLKSDITIAGMASNFGTNTKYLSEVIKSSKDKNFNHYINSLRIEYITRKLYEDAVYRKYKIVSLAELCGYANPRVFQTAFKNETGLTPSDFINNLKKETEPEMP; encoded by the coding sequence ATGAAACTTTCCCAGTTTATTTTATTCATCGTTGTCTTCCATCTGTTTACTTTAGGAAAAAGCCAGAAAGTATCCGAAGAACAACTCAAAAAAGAATTGCATCAGACACAAGATAAGATAGGCAATACAGGTATTGTAAACAGTACCATACAGCAACTGGAAAAAAGTTACAGAACAGCAAAGGAAAATAAATACAATGTTGCTTTTCTCATTGGTGCCGAACTGATGCGAACCTATTCAACATTGGATAATGCAGAGAAAGTGATTGAAATTTCAACAGACTTGGAAAACTACATCAATGAAGATTCGTCACCACAGGAAATATCCAATATGTACAAGATGAAAGCAGGATCATTGGGTGATTTGGGATTCCTGGAAGATTCTCATAAAGCCTACCAGGCTTCCAAAAAATATCTAAAAAAAATCAAGGATAATGATGTACGTCATTATTACGGTAGTTTATTTTATTCTAACTATTCCGGTTATTTTGATCAGAGCAAAAAACAACCGGACTCTGTACGTTTATATCTTATAAAAGGACTGAGCGAGGCAGAAAAAATATCCGAGAAACATTCCAAGATATCATCAAAACAGAAATATGATTTGATTGTTTCCATACAGGCTAACCTGGCCTTGTATTATTTATGGATCATTCAGCCCACCGATCCAAAGACAGCAGAATCCTATCTTTTAAAATCATTGATGATTGCAGAAAACAGGGAAATAAGTTCACTCAATGAAATGAACCTATACAGAACTGCAGGTGATTTTTACTTTGACCAGAAAGATAATGAAAAGGCTATACATTATGCTCAGAAAGGCTTACAACTGGAACAAAAAATCTCATCCCCTTCCAGTCGGGAAATCTTCTACGAAATATTGACGGAGGCATATCTGGCAAAAAATAATATTCTGGAAGGAAAAAAATACAGTCAGCTTCTTACAGAGCTCAAGGACAGTATAAAAACTGCAGAAAAGCATTCGGTAAATAAAGTTACCAAAGCGATAAAAAAAGAAAAAGATAATGAAAAAAACAGTACTCTTAAAAACTATTTATATATTTTCTTTATCATAATAATACTGGGATGTGGTGGTATTTGGTACTATTGGAAAAACAGAAATAAAGTCTTGCAACAGAGATTTCAGGAACTTATTACCAAAATAAAGCATGAGTCAGAAACTCGGAATGATGAAATGGAGAAAGATGAAGAAAAAGCAATAAAGGCTCCGAAAACCATTGCCGAGGAAACAGTTAATCAACTCTTGAGTAAGATATCCAAATTTGAAAAAACAGAAAAATACCTGAAAAGTGATATTACAATAGCGGGTATGGCAAGTAATTTTGGAACTAATACAAAATATCTTTCAGAAGTCATAAAATCCAGTAAGGATAAGAACTTCAACCATTACATCAATAGCCTTAGAATTGAATACATTACCAGGAAACTGTATGAGGATGCAGTATACAGAAAGTATAAAATCGTTTCTTTGGCAGAACTATGTGGGTATGCCAACCCTAGAGTTTTTCAGACTGCATTTAAAAATGAAACCGGCCTAACTCCCTCAGATTTCATTAACAATCTAAAAAAGGAGACCGAACCGGAAATGCCGTAA